GTGAATCAGGCGGGCCGCTTCGCTGGTGGAGCCGTTCGCCTCGAACCAGGCGGCGAGGGTATCGAGCAGCAGGTCGGATTCCCGGCCACCGATCGCGTTGAGGGAGCCGAGAATGGTGGCGCGGGCCTCCGCCGCTGAGGCCGGGTCGCGCACGATCAGCAGGTCCAGAGGTGCGGAGTCGTACCGGTGTGCGCCCACGCTGCCGTTCGGAATGCACCGGAGGGACAGGCGAGCCTGGGTCACCGCGTCGCGGGCACCGGTAAGGCTCGAAAAGGTTCGGCTGACACCGATACGTGATGCCGCACGCTCGGAAACGATGTGAACTGCAATCGCTGTATCCGTGTCGAGGACGCACGCGAGCAGGCCCACGAATTCACCCTTCCCTGTGGCCCACGCCGAGTGGATGCCGGCCGCACGTAGTCGGGGTGTGACTCCCGGCATCGGGTCATCGCCTGTGCCACTACCCTCCGCTGCGACCACAAGATAGGTGGCCTGCTCGGGGAGGCCCAGTGCGCGCAGCACGCGGGGAATGTCGCGTGTGGCGGTGTCGCCCTCGAGCAGGCTGGCCAACTTCACGCTTTTTGCCTGCTGGTCCTTGCGGTCGAGGTCGTCCATGACCTCGCGATAGGCCTCGGCGGCCGCATTGGAATACTCATCGATGATCCCCCACACGGAGGAGGAGACCTGGAGGAGGGTTTCGGAGCTTTGCGGGGAGGTGAGCGACCGCGTCATCATCTCCTCCCATAAGAGCAAACCGGCGAGGCGGTAGGCGTGCAGGAGTCCGGCCATCGGAATATTCGATGCCGCCTTGACGCGTCCCGCCCGCCGCGGAGCCTCGAGCGAACGAGTGCTTCCGGCCAGGCCCCGAAGGAGGGCTTCGATGTTTTCGGTCACCACCGACTCGAGGACGTGCAGTTCAAGCGTGCTCTCGGCATAGGAATGCTCCCCGTGGAGAATCTGATCAACGATTCGGGCGGAGAGGGCCGGCACGGAATCAAGAAGGTCCGTGAAAAGCGCCCGTGCGTTCGCGTCCAGTCCGTTCGAGACGGTGGCGGGATCGTTCGAACGGTGGGTCAGTGCAATGGCGGAGTCCAGAGTGCGCATGCAGGAACAGTAGCGTCATTTCTCCGTGACGTGTTGTGCAGCGGCACAATGCATCGAGCACAGGTCAGGGCCGCTGCCTATCGGATCCTGACCTGAAACGGTGCATGATCGACACACGATCAAAGGAGATCCATGAGCATTGCAGAGCAGACCCCGCCGGACGTGAACGCCTCTACTGCGTCTCCGCACACCATGTCTCCGCGCACCACGGAGTTGTCCGGGGCTGTCCGGGACGAGTTGGACGCGGCTCTTCACGATCTCGTTGACGGCGCCGCTCGGTGGGCAGCCATGCCGCTCACGCGGCGCGCGGAGCTGCTCGCTGCCACCCACTCCGCCATGGCTGGGCAGGCAAAACGCTGGGCAATCCGGGCCCGTGACATCAAAGGTTTGGATGCCTCCTCTCCGCTTGTTGGTGAGGAATGGATTTCTGGTCCCTATGCCGCGCTTGCCGGCGTGGGCACCCTGGCTCACAGTGTCGCTGCGCTCGCCGCAGGCACGTCACCGCTGGCCGGCATCAGGGTGGGTACTGCTCCGGGTAACCGTGTGACGATCCCGGTTCTTCCGCACACCGCACATGAGGCGGTGCTGCTGCACGGCTTCCACGCGGAGGTGTGGCTGAGGCCCGGAGTTACCGCCACCGACGCGGTCAAGAAGGCCGGGCTGGGCGAGCTGAACCCCACGGTGTCCGGAGGAGTGGGCCTCGTGCTCGGTGCCGGCAACATCACATCGATCCCTCCACTGGATGTTCTGTACGAAATTGTGGCCAACAACCGTGCCGTGATCCTGAAGCTCAACCCGATCATGGCGGGCATGATGAGCGTGTATTTGGCGGCACTGGAGCCGCTCGTGACCGCGAAACTGCTGCGAGTGGTTCAGGGCGGGGCCGCCGAGGGTAGTTATCTCGCGCACAACGCTCTGGTCGACCACGTTCACATCACGGGCAGCGCGGCCACTCACGACGTGGTCGTCTGGGGGCCCGGAGCAGACGGTGCCGCGCGCAAAGCGGCGGGAACACCGCTTCTGAACAAGCCCATCACGAGTGAGCTCGGCGGTGTGGCACCGATCATCATTCTGCCGAGCCGGTGGACCGCGCACGATCTGCGCTATCAGGCCGAACACGTGGCCACGATGCGGCTGCACAACGGCGGTTACAACTGCATCGCCGGTCAAATCGTGGTGCTCAGTGCCGACTGGCCGCAGAAGGCCGAGTTCCTCACCGAATTGGCGGCGGCCCTGGAGCGCACACCCGCTCGCCCGGCGTGGTATCCCGGGAGTGACTCGCGGATGTCTGCCGCCGCGGTGTGTTACCCGAACGCTCAGCGCTTCGCCGCGGGCACTCGACTCCTCGTGTCAATCACGGGCGAGCAGGACGCCACCTATCTGCAAACGACGGAGACCTTTTCGCCGGTGCTGGGAGTGATCGAACTTCCGGGATCAGGTCAGGTGTTCCTTGATGGTGCTGTTGCGACCGTCAATCGGGACTTCCTCGGAACCCTCGGCGCCAATCTGATTGCAGACCCGTCGGTGATCAGGAAGCTCGGTCGCGGGTTCCGCACGGCCATCGCGAACCTGGAGTACGGGACGATCGCCATCAACGCGTGGACGGGCCTGGGCTTTCTGACGGCGACGGCATCGTGGGGCGCCTTCCCGGGTCACACCATCGACAACGTGCAGTCGGGAATCGGGGTGGTGCATAACGCACTCCTGATCGATTCCCCGGAACGCACGGTGGTCACCGGTCCGTTCCGTCCGTTCCCGCGGTCCGTCGCCCACGGTGAGTTTGCGCTGTTCCCGAAACCTCCGTGGTTCGTCACGGCACGCAGTGCGCAGAAGACCGGCGCTCTGCTCGCGGGCTTCGCGGCCAAGCCATCCTGGGCGAAGCTGCCCGCGATCTTCCTCTCTGCCTTCCGGGCTTAGGGCCGGCGACTCCAATGAAAAAGGTCGACATGATCCAGACACGTCCTGGCAGCACCCTCCTGACCACCCGCGACGGTGGTTCGTTCGATTACGTCGTGGTGGGGGCGGGTTCGGCCGGTGCTGCTCTCGCCAACCGGCTCAGTGCTCACCCGTCGACATCGGTGGTGTTGCTGGAGGCCGGTGGGAACGACTCGAACCCGAGCGTTCACATTCCCGCGGCGTTCTCGGGGCTGTTCAAGACGGATCTGGACTGGAACTACGAGACCACCCCGCAGCCGGGCCTCGGAGGTCGCACCATTTATTGGCCACGCGGCAAGGTTCTGGGTGGCTCATCGTCGCTGAACGCGATGATGTGGGTACGCGGGTTCGCGGCGGACTACGACCGCTGGGCCGATCTGGCGGGCCCCGACTGGTCCTACGAATCCCTGCTCCCCATCTTCCAACGGGTGGAACGGGTTCAGGATGCCAGCAATCCCGAGCACGGTGCCGCGGGAGCGATGAACGTGGAGCATCAGCGGAGTCCGCGAGAGCTCACCGCGACCTTCCTCCGGGCGGTCACCGAAGCCGGGTACGCCGTCGTGCCGCCGAACTCCCGGCAGCCCGAAGGGTTCAGTGAAACGATGCTCAGCCAGAAGAAGGGGTCACGTCACAGCACGGTCGACGGCTACCTGCGACCGGCCAAGGACCGGAAGAATCTGGTCGTTCGAACGGGGGCGCAGGCAACACGGGTGGTCTTTGACGGAACCCGCGCGGTGGGGGTGGAGTACTCGGTGGCCGGCGTCCTGCATCGGGTCGAAGCGCGCGGTGAGGTGATTCTCTGCGGTGGCGCCGTGAACACGCCGCAGCTCCTCATGCTCTCGGGTATCGGCGACGCGGCACACCTGACGTCGCAGGGCATCCCCGTGCTCGTGGACTCCCCGGAGGTCGGCGCGAATCTGAGGGACCATCTTGTGTCGTTCTTCACGGTGGAGACCCCGGGAGGGACCCTGCTCACAGCGACCGGACTGGGGGAGGTGGGAAACTATCTCCTCCGGCGGCGCGGAATGCTGACATCCAACGTGGCGGAGGCGTACGGCTTTGTCCGCTCCAGCGCCCACGTGGAGTTGCCCGACCTCGAGATGATTTTCGCACCCGCAGCGTATGTCGATGAGGGTCTTTCGGGAATCCCCGGCCACGGCATCAGCCTTGGTCCCATCTTGATCCAGCCCAAAAGCACTGGAACCGTCACGCTGGCGTCGGCCGACCCGTTCGACAAACCGATCATTGATCCGCGCTACCTGTCGGATCCCGGCGGAGAGGACCGCGCGGTGATGATGCGCGGGCTCGCCATCGCCGAGCGGATCCTGTCAACCCCGTCGATGACGGCGGTCTCTAACGGGAAGTACATGCGCCCGATGAAGGGCGAGCAACTCGACACGGCAACACGGGCAGCCAGCGCTCTCAATTCCCTGTCGCACACGCTCTATCACCCGACCAGTACGGCACGGATGGGGTCAGATGCGTCGGCTCCGGTCGATGGTGAGCTCCGTGTGCGCGGGGTGCAGGGGCTCCGCGTAGCGGATGCGTCGGTTATGCCGCAGATCATTCGCGGTCATACCAACGCACCCGCCATTGTGATCGGCGAGAAGGCTGCTGAATTCATCATCGCCGCGGCACGGGCCGGTCGACGGGACAGGATCACCGTGAGCTGAGAGGTGGCGTTCCACGACGCAACCCGATGAGGGGTCAGTCCGTGAGGTACGCCGAAGACAGCGCCGCGAGTGCCTTCGGATTGGGCTTCTTGGTTCCGGGGTGTACGAGCTCGACACCGAACAGTGTTTCATCGCTGCCTCCGTCAGCTTCCCCGTCGAGCACGAGCCGGTCACCACTGCCTAGCGGCTTAGCGCAGTGCCGGGCTGCGAGTCTGACGACTTTCCCGCACGGAAAGCGTCCGAGGCTTCGGGCGCGGCGCGGGAGATGTGGAGCGTGTATGGCGCGGTAGTGTGGTTTGCGTAGTAGTGTGGGGTGCGTTGAAGTCGCACGCCGCACGAAGATCCACGCCGCACGAAGATGCACGCCGCACGAAGATGCACGCCGACCTAAGGAGATGCCGATGGATAGCACCCAGTTGCTCAAGGGGGTGCTCGACATGGCCGTCCTGGCCGTGATCGTCGACGACGACGGCTACGGCTATGACATCGTGCGCCGGTTGCGCGCCGCCGGGCTCGACGAGGTCGGCGACGCATCGGTTTACGGCACCCTCCGCCGGCTGTACAGCGCGGGGGCGCTGTCGAGCTACGTCGTCCCATCCGACGGCGGACCGCACCGCAAGTATTACGGAATGAACGCGAACGGCCGGGCAATGCTCGCCGAACAACGTTCAAACTGGACTGCCTTCGCCGATACCCTCACCCAGCTGCTCGAGAAGCCGCAACCCGCCGTCCACCTACCTACGATCGGTGACCAGTCATGAGCGAAACCGCCACCACACCGTCCATTCACGACTTTGCCCTGGCTGTACGGGCCGCCCTGAGCGACCTCCCGGCTGATGATATCGATGATCTCACGGATGACCTCGAAGCCGACCTGACCGAGCAGGCAGCTGAGGTTGCTGCTGCCGATGCGCCCACCTTTGACCTCGGCGATCCGGTCGCTTACGCCGACGAGCTGCGCAGCGCTGCCGGGCTTCCGCTGCGGGGAACGCGCCCTACGGCTCGGGTACCTCGACTGCGCCTGCTCCGAGCCTGGATCGGTGACGCACGAGCGGATGCTGCGCAGCGCATCCGCTCGACTTCGACCGGCACCGCACTGCTCGATTTTCTGCTCGTATTGCGCCCGCTCTGGTGGGTGCTGCGCGGCTGGGTCGTCTTCGTGGTCGCCGAGATATTTTTGGGTGGAGCGATCAGCACAGTGCCGTCCGATCCGGTGCGGTGGTTCGTGTTCGCGGCCTTCGTTGTCTTGAGCGTGCAGTGGGGTCGCGGCCGCTGGCTGCCGTGGCGCTGGCTGCCCGGGTTTCGCACCCTTGTCAGCGTCTGCGCGGTTCTCGTGCTGCCGATTGTGCTGCTGTTCACGGTGCAACAGGCAGCACGTTCGGAGAACGGTGCCTACGTGGAATACACTCCGGCACCGAATCCCGGACTCATTCAGAGCGGCGAGCAGGTGACCAACGTTTTTGCCTACGATGCCGACGGTCAGCCGATTTCTGACGTGCAGTTGTTCGACCAGGATGGCCGGGCGCTCAACGTCGTCAATGACCCGGTGAATACGAGCTACCTGCCCCAGCTCGACAAAGCCGGTGAGAAAGACATGGTCGTGCCGAGCCTGCTGGTGCCGGCGGGCGGCGGCTGGAACGTGTTTCCGCTTCGGTTGGTGACATCGGACGATATCGACTACACCTATGACGTCTTCGGCCAGGCTTACCAAGCGGATGCGACGTCGTCGCCGTTCCCCTATGCCCAGGTGCAGCCGCTCACCGAGGTGCCGGCGTCGGGGGAGCCATCACCCACACCGTCGCCGAGACCCACAGCATCCGTTGAACCGACGGCTGGAGGATGATGCCAACGGCCGCCGAGCGGGGGCGGTCAGAAGCCCGTCGGCCATCAACCTGCTCCCCACTCATTCCGGCCCCAGCCTAACCAACGCCACGGCTCGGCGTCCGAAACTGGCGTAACCGGCGGACTACGCCGGGAACGACGCAGACAGCGCCGCGAGGGCCTCCTCGATGACGGTTGCCGCATCATCGATGAGCTCGTCGGAGATGACGACCGAGGGCATGATGCGCAGCACCGAGTCCCAGCTGCCGGCATCAAGCACGATCACGCCGTTGGTTGTGGCGTGCTTGATCACGGCCGTGAGTGCCTCCGGGTTGGGCTTCTTGGTTCCAGGGTGCACGAGCTCGACACCGAACATGGCGCCCTTACCGCGGACGTCGCCCACAACAGGGAACCGCTCGGCCCAATCGCCAATCCGAGCCTGCAGTGTCTTCTCGACGCGCTGTGCCTGCGCGAGCAGGCCATCACGCTCGATCACGTTGAAGACGGCGAGGGCCGCAGCGGTCGAGACCGGGTTGCCGCCAAACGTGCCCCCGACGCCGCCGGGCTGCACGGAATCCATGATATCGGCGCGACCGGTGACGGCAGCGAGTGGGAATCCGCCGGCGATGCCCTTCGCGGTGGTGACGAGGTCGGGCACAACGTTGTGGTGTTCGATCGCGCACCACGTTCCGGTTCGCGCAATACCGGCCTGAATCTCGTCGGAAACGAACACAATGCCATTGTCGGTGCAGAATTCGCGGATGCGTTCAAAGAACCCCGGGGCGGGGGTCACGATGCCGCCGTCGCCCTGAATGGGCTCCACAAAGAAGGCGGCGATCTCCGTCGCACCGATGTGGGTGTTGATGTAGTCGATGGTCTTTTCGGCCGCTTCCTCACCCGTGAGGCCGTCACGGAAGGGGTAGCTCGTGGGCACGCTGTAGATCTCACCGGGGAATGGTCCCATGCCGGCGCGTTCCGGCCAGGGACGGTAGGTCATGGCCATGGTGAGGTTGGTGCGACCGTGGAAGGCGTGATCAAGGGCGACGATGGCACGGCGACCGGTGAACTTGCGCGCGATCTTCACCGCGTTCTCTACCGCTTCGGCGCCGGTGTTCACGAGAAGGGAACGCTTCTCAAAATCGCCGGGGGTGATCTCGGCCAGCTTCTCCGCCACGCGAACGTAGTTCTCGTAGGGTGTGACGGTGAACAGTGTGTGGGTGAGCTTGGTGGCCTGTTCGGCGGCCGCTGCGGCGATCTCCGGGTGGGCGTGGCCAATAGTCGTCACGCCGATACCGCAGCCGAGGTCGATGATCTGGTTGCCGTCGACGTCAACGAGAATCGCGCCGGCGCCGTGATCCATGTAGATGTTGGCCAGGGTGCCGGCACCGCGGGCGACGGTTCGCTCGCGTCGTGCCTGCAGCTCAACCGACTTGGGCCCGGGAAGGGCGGTGACGAGTTTGCGTTGCTGGGGGACCGAATAGGAGGCAGTCATGGGGTCAGCCTAGGGCCGTCGGCTGGATGCTGACACCGAACGCCAATACTGAACGCCAATACCGAACGGGCAGGAAGCTAGACCCGTTCGCGGGGAAAGACCTTGTCCGCAAGCCGGAGAAGCGTTCCGGCGGGCGGTGATTCGTTGTACGACTTGGCGAGTTCCTGGCCCGAGAGTGCATGAATCGCGGCCATGATCTCATCCGTTGCCTGGCGACGCGCCTTACCCGACTCGGCTGAGCCGTGTGGGCTCAGATCGATCGGTGTGCCAAAAGCCACCGTAATCTTGCGAATGCGGGGAACCTTGCTGCCCACGGGCATGATCTCCTGTGTGCCAATCAGTCCAACGGGCACGACAACGGCGCCAGTCGTGAGGGCCAGCCAGGCAACCCCGGTTCGCCCGCGGTACAGGCGACCGTCAAGTGAGCGGGTACCTTCCGGGTAAATAGCGAAGGCGCTCTCGTCTTCGAGGATGGTGCGGCCGGCATCGAGTGCAACCTGTGCGGCCTGTCCGGCGCCGCGCTCCACACCCACCGCACCGATTGACGTGAAGAAGTTTCGGGAGACCCACCCGCTGAAGCCGGTCCCGGTGAAATACGTTGACTTCGCGAGGAACTGCACACGACGCGGTGCGGTAAGCGGGATAACGATGCTGTCAATGAACGACAGGTGGTTGCTGGCAAAAATGATCGGGCCGGTTGTCGGGATGTTGTCCCGGCCGGTGATGCGGGGCCGAAAGACGAATCTGGCAATGGGAGCCATGATTCCATAGCCCAGGAAGTACACGAATCCCGGGCGTTTCGTCCGCGCGGGGGAGGCGACTACGTCGTCGTCTTGAGGTTCTTCATTGGCACCGGTCACTGCTCGACCTTACTCTGCCCGGCACCTACACCTAACATGAGGGGGTGCGCAGAGTAATAATCCTTGGGTCCACCGGTTCAATCGGTACGCAGGCCCTCGACGTGATCAGGGCCAATCCCACCAGGTTCGAGGTGGTCGGTCTTGCGGCCGGGCACAACCGTGAGCTGCTGGATCTGCAGGCCGCCGAGTTCAGGGTGACCGCCACGGCCCTCGGAGCGGATGCGGCCGAGCAGCTGGTGCGAGACATCGACGCCGACGTGGTGCTGAATGGCATCACCGGTTCGGTGGGTCTTGGTCCCACTCTCGCTGCGCTGAAGGCCGGTCGCACTCTCGCCCTGGCCAACAAGGAATCACTCATTGTGGGTGGCGACCTCGTCAAGTCTCTCGCTGCCCCGGGACAAATTGTGCCCGTTGACTCCGAGCACTCCGCGATTGCGCAGGCGCTGCGCTCGGGGACGAGTGGTGAGGTGCGTCGTCTGGTGCTCACGGCATCCGGTGGCCCGTTTCGTGGTCGCACCCGCGATCAGCTGGCGAACGTGACGCCGCGCGAGGCGCTCAACCACCCCACCTGGGATATGGGACTGGTGGTTACGACCAACTCAGCAACCCTCGTGAACAAGGGACTGGAAATTATCGAGGCGCACCTGCTCTTCGACGTGGACTATGACCGAATTGACGTGGCGGTTCACCCGCAGTCGATTGTGCACTCCATGGTGGAGTTCATTGACGGGTCCACCATTGCGCAGGCGTCACCGCCCGATATGCGACTTCCCATTTCGCTCGGGCTGGACTGGCCGAATCGGGTGGCTGCGGTGGGAACACCTCTGGACTGGACAACCCCACAGACCTGGACGTTTGAGCCGCTGGACGGCACCGCGTTTCCGGCCGTGGAACTCGCGAAGCGGGTTGGGCGGCTGGGAGGCAGCTATCCGGCCGTGTTCAACGCGGCAAACGAGCAGGCGGTGGCTGCCTTCCACGCGATGAAAATCGGGTTTCTGGACATCGTCGACACGGTGCTGCACGTTGTCGAGTCGCACGAGCAGGACGGGCCGCTCACGCGCGACTCACTGGCTGCGGCTGAAGCGTGGGCACGAGCCACGGCCGACACCCGCATTGCCACCGTTGCCGGGAGGTAATGGCCGCTAGTCCGAGCACTCCTCGTCATTC
This sequence is a window from Cryobacterium sp. CG_9.6. Protein-coding genes within it:
- a CDS encoding helix-turn-helix domain-containing protein, which produces MRTLDSAIALTHRSNDPATVSNGLDANARALFTDLLDSVPALSARIVDQILHGEHSYAESTLELHVLESVVTENIEALLRGLAGSTRSLEAPRRAGRVKAASNIPMAGLLHAYRLAGLLLWEEMMTRSLTSPQSSETLLQVSSSVWGIIDEYSNAAAEAYREVMDDLDRKDQQAKSVKLASLLEGDTATRDIPRVLRALGLPEQATYLVVAAEGSGTGDDPMPGVTPRLRAAGIHSAWATGKGEFVGLLACVLDTDTAIAVHIVSERAASRIGVSRTFSSLTGARDAVTQARLSLRCIPNGSVGAHRYDSAPLDLLIVRDPASAAEARATILGSLNAIGGRESDLLLDTLAAWFEANGSTSEAARLIHCHRNTVLHRLTRLAALTGRSVTRPVDAAELFIALRAARLARD
- a CDS encoding aldehyde dehydrogenase family protein — its product is MSIAEQTPPDVNASTASPHTMSPRTTELSGAVRDELDAALHDLVDGAARWAAMPLTRRAELLAATHSAMAGQAKRWAIRARDIKGLDASSPLVGEEWISGPYAALAGVGTLAHSVAALAAGTSPLAGIRVGTAPGNRVTIPVLPHTAHEAVLLHGFHAEVWLRPGVTATDAVKKAGLGELNPTVSGGVGLVLGAGNITSIPPLDVLYEIVANNRAVILKLNPIMAGMMSVYLAALEPLVTAKLLRVVQGGAAEGSYLAHNALVDHVHITGSAATHDVVVWGPGADGAARKAAGTPLLNKPITSELGGVAPIIILPSRWTAHDLRYQAEHVATMRLHNGGYNCIAGQIVVLSADWPQKAEFLTELAAALERTPARPAWYPGSDSRMSAAAVCYPNAQRFAAGTRLLVSITGEQDATYLQTTETFSPVLGVIELPGSGQVFLDGAVATVNRDFLGTLGANLIADPSVIRKLGRGFRTAIANLEYGTIAINAWTGLGFLTATASWGAFPGHTIDNVQSGIGVVHNALLIDSPERTVVTGPFRPFPRSVAHGEFALFPKPPWFVTARSAQKTGALLAGFAAKPSWAKLPAIFLSAFRA
- a CDS encoding GMC family oxidoreductase N-terminal domain-containing protein — protein: MIQTRPGSTLLTTRDGGSFDYVVVGAGSAGAALANRLSAHPSTSVVLLEAGGNDSNPSVHIPAAFSGLFKTDLDWNYETTPQPGLGGRTIYWPRGKVLGGSSSLNAMMWVRGFAADYDRWADLAGPDWSYESLLPIFQRVERVQDASNPEHGAAGAMNVEHQRSPRELTATFLRAVTEAGYAVVPPNSRQPEGFSETMLSQKKGSRHSTVDGYLRPAKDRKNLVVRTGAQATRVVFDGTRAVGVEYSVAGVLHRVEARGEVILCGGAVNTPQLLMLSGIGDAAHLTSQGIPVLVDSPEVGANLRDHLVSFFTVETPGGTLLTATGLGEVGNYLLRRRGMLTSNVAEAYGFVRSSAHVELPDLEMIFAPAAYVDEGLSGIPGHGISLGPILIQPKSTGTVTLASADPFDKPIIDPRYLSDPGGEDRAVMMRGLAIAERILSTPSMTAVSNGKYMRPMKGEQLDTATRAASALNSLSHTLYHPTSTARMGSDASAPVDGELRVRGVQGLRVADASVMPQIIRGHTNAPAIVIGEKAAEFIIAAARAGRRDRITVS
- a CDS encoding PadR family transcriptional regulator, with amino-acid sequence MDSTQLLKGVLDMAVLAVIVDDDGYGYDIVRRLRAAGLDEVGDASVYGTLRRLYSAGALSSYVVPSDGGPHRKYYGMNANGRAMLAEQRSNWTAFADTLTQLLEKPQPAVHLPTIGDQS
- a CDS encoding aminotransferase class III-fold pyridoxal phosphate-dependent enzyme, encoding MTASYSVPQQRKLVTALPGPKSVELQARRERTVARGAGTLANIYMDHGAGAILVDVDGNQIIDLGCGIGVTTIGHAHPEIAAAAAEQATKLTHTLFTVTPYENYVRVAEKLAEITPGDFEKRSLLVNTGAEAVENAVKIARKFTGRRAIVALDHAFHGRTNLTMAMTYRPWPERAGMGPFPGEIYSVPTSYPFRDGLTGEEAAEKTIDYINTHIGATEIAAFFVEPIQGDGGIVTPAPGFFERIREFCTDNGIVFVSDEIQAGIARTGTWCAIEHHNVVPDLVTTAKGIAGGFPLAAVTGRADIMDSVQPGGVGGTFGGNPVSTAAALAVFNVIERDGLLAQAQRVEKTLQARIGDWAERFPVVGDVRGKGAMFGVELVHPGTKKPNPEALTAVIKHATTNGVIVLDAGSWDSVLRIMPSVVISDELIDDAATVIEEALAALSASFPA
- a CDS encoding lysophospholipid acyltransferase family protein, with the translated sequence MAPIARFVFRPRITGRDNIPTTGPIIFASNHLSFIDSIVIPLTAPRRVQFLAKSTYFTGTGFSGWVSRNFFTSIGAVGVERGAGQAAQVALDAGRTILEDESAFAIYPEGTRSLDGRLYRGRTGVAWLALTTGAVVVPVGLIGTQEIMPVGSKVPRIRKITVAFGTPIDLSPHGSAESGKARRQATDEIMAAIHALSGQELAKSYNESPPAGTLLRLADKVFPRERV
- the dxr gene encoding 1-deoxy-D-xylulose-5-phosphate reductoisomerase, with product MRRVIILGSTGSIGTQALDVIRANPTRFEVVGLAAGHNRELLDLQAAEFRVTATALGADAAEQLVRDIDADVVLNGITGSVGLGPTLAALKAGRTLALANKESLIVGGDLVKSLAAPGQIVPVDSEHSAIAQALRSGTSGEVRRLVLTASGGPFRGRTRDQLANVTPREALNHPTWDMGLVVTTNSATLVNKGLEIIEAHLLFDVDYDRIDVAVHPQSIVHSMVEFIDGSTIAQASPPDMRLPISLGLDWPNRVAAVGTPLDWTTPQTWTFEPLDGTAFPAVELAKRVGRLGGSYPAVFNAANEQAVAAFHAMKIGFLDIVDTVLHVVESHEQDGPLTRDSLAAAEAWARATADTRIATVAGR